The genomic DNA TAGATACTTTATAATTGTGAATCCTAACATTAAAAAGACCATTAATACAACCAAGCAGCCTCCCCTTGAAGATTTACTAAATATTTTCCTGTATGTTAAACCTGGTATTCCTGTTTTAATAGAATACCCCTTAGAACTTATTGAACCTTTTTTAGTTCTATAACTTGGTGTTATACTAGACTTACTAATATTAACACCTAAATTCTTCCCTAGCTTTATTCTTTTTTGAAACCTAAACCCCATAGCTATTGATTAGCAATTACATTCTGATCTATCAACATAAGTCTTATTCCCATTACTATTGTAGTAATAACACCCTCCTTTTGGACCAGTCCAAAGAGTTTTTCCATTATGAGTCCCACATTCCCACTCAGATAAAATGCTATCGTCATACTCAAAGTCTTCAGCATTAGTTTCGCTAGTTGAACAAGCTATAAACAACGCAGATAGGATTACAATTAATTTTTTCATATTTAATTTTATTTAGCAGGTGTTCTTCGATGTGGTTTAACAGGAACTGTTTTTGGTCCTGGTTTTGGCTTGCTAGGATTTGGTTTTGGAGTAGGTGAAGGTTTTGATCTTCTATGAGGTTTTACTGGTACTGTTTTATTTGCCATAATACTTTTTGTTAGTTAATTTTTACAACCATTTTTATCACAACTAATTTTCTCACTAGTGTTTACCCAATGGTCAGAATGTTCTTTTGTGTCAAAACCACAACCTGTAGTTCCTCCTTTTTGCCCTTTATGAACTTCTCCTGTAGGTTTATGCTTTACTGCCATAATATTTATTTTAAAATTTAATTCCTCAAACTTAAACCCATTAAAAAACAAAACCTTACGGAATTCCGTAAGGCTCAACTCACATCATATCCATGTATTATTTAGGACATGTCCAATAAAGCTTATCCGCTTTATCTGCATTATTTTCCCAATGCAAAGGCTGTAAATTATCAATATGGTCACTTCCACCATTTGACACAGGGTCAATATGGTCAATTTCCCATCCATATGAGGAATTTCTATCACCATGATCATCCCACTTCATTTTTTTTCTACAATCATCATTTCTCCAGGTATCCGAATCTAAACCAGGTATTATTTTTCCTTTTTTCCATACTGCTAATTTTTGAGATCCACTCCAATTACCTCCATTTCTGTTTGTGTTTACTTTTCTTGCCATTACTTTAAAGTTTTAAATTAATAATACCCAAACCTAAAACACTTTAAAAATCAATCCTTACGGTAAACCAGAAACACTATAAAAACAAAAAGCACGCTTTTAAAACGTGCCATTTGCCCCTCTTGGTTGGTAATTATTAATAGCATTACAAAACTACC from Flavivirga abyssicola includes the following:
- a CDS encoding DUF4236 domain-containing protein, encoding MGFRFQKRIKLGKNLGVNISKSSITPSYRTKKGSISSKGYSIKTGIPGLTYRKIFSKSSRGGCLVVLMVFLMLGFTIIKYLRYGV
- a CDS encoding HNH endonuclease signature motif containing protein; the protein is MARKVNTNRNGGNWSGSQKLAVWKKGKIIPGLDSDTWRNDDCRKKMKWDDHGDRNSSYGWEIDHIDPVSNGGSDHIDNLQPLHWENNADKADKLYWTCPK